One segment of Cottoperca gobio chromosome 24, fCotGob3.1, whole genome shotgun sequence DNA contains the following:
- the opn5 gene encoding opsin-5 has product MAVMENETWSHPSYVPHYLLHGDPFASRLSKEADIVAACYICIIGILSATGNGYVIYMTIKRKTKLKPPELMTVNLAIFDFGISVTGKPFFIVSSFSHRWLFGWEGCRFYGWAGFFFGCGSLITMTVVSLDRYFKICHLRYGTWLKRHHVFLCLVFVWVYAAFWATMPLIGWGNYAPEPFGTSCTLDWWLAQASVSGQSFVLAILFFCLILPTGIIVFSYVMIIFKVKSSAKEISQLDARITNGHNLEIKLTKVAMLICAGFLIAWIPYAVVSVVSAFGEPDSVPISVSVIPTLLAKSSAMYNPIIYQVVDLKNSCVKSSCFKALNKRRHFRKSRFYTISGSLKDTTQAKEAHIEM; this is encoded by the exons ATGGCAGTGATGGAGAACGAGACGTGGTCGCACCCTTCATATGTCCCCCATTATCTCCTCCATGGAGACCCTTTCGCCTCGAGACTCTCCAAAGAGGCGGACATCGTTGCAGCATGTTACATCTGCATCATAG gAATCTTGTCTGCAACAGGAAATGGCTATGTCATTTATATGACCATCAAACGCAAGACCAAGTTGAAGCCTCCTGAGCTCATGACTGTTAATCTAGCCATCTTCGACTTTGGCATATCAG TGACAGGAAAGCCCTTTTTCATCGTATCTAGTTTCTCCCACCGCTGGTTGTTCGGCTGGGAGGGCTGTCGTTTCTATGGCTGGGCGGGCTTCTTCTTTGGTTGCGGGAGCCTCATCACGATGACCGTGGTCAGTCTGGACCGGTACTTCAAGATCTGCCATCTCAGATACG GCACATGGCTAAAACGCCACCACGTCTTCCTGTGCCTGGTCTTTGTGTGGGTGTATGCAGCCTTCTGGGCCACCATGCCCCTGATCGGCTGGGGAAACTACGCCCCGGAGCCCTTCGGGACCTCCTGCACATTGGACTGGTGGCTAGCACAGGCCTCCGTGTCCGGCCAGAGCTTCGTCTTGGCCatcctgtttttctgtctcatcCTACCCACAGGCATCATCGTCTTCTCCTATGTCATGATTATCTTCAAGGTCAAGTCTTCTGCAAAGGAGATTTCACAGCTTGACGCCCGCATCACAAACGGCCACAACCTTGAGATAAAACTCACAAAG GTGGCGATGCTGATCTGTGCAGGCTTCTTGATAGCCTGGATCCCTTATGCAGTGGTGTCAGTGGTGTCAGCGTTTGGTGAGCCAGACTCGGTGCCCATATCCGTGTCCGTCATTCCCACGCTGCTGGCCAAGTCCTCAGCCATGTACAACCCCATCATCTACCAAGTTGTTGACCTGAAAAATTCCTGCGTAAAATCTTCCTGTTTTAAGGCCCTGAACAAACGCAGGCATTTTAGAAAGTCAAG GTTCTACACCATTTCTGGCTCATTAAAGGACACTACACAAGCCAAAGAAGCTCACATCGAGATGTGA